In Enterobacter cloacae, the following are encoded in one genomic region:
- a CDS encoding ABC transporter substrate-binding protein, protein MSTGKTLLALALSTLLPAGAAWAANNDTIIYCSEASPESFNPQIASSGPSFVASSQVLYNRLINFDPVKNTPVPSLAESWTISPDGKTYTFTLRKGVKFNSNKYFKPTRDFNADDVIFSVMRQKDPKHPYHNVSQGNYEYFNDVGLDKLIQDVKKVDDYHVQFTLSEPNAAFLADWGMDFASILSAEYADAMLKKGTPENVDTWPIGTGPYVLQQYKVDSLIRYVANPNYWDGAVPTKHLIFSITPNVETRLAKLQTNECQIIPAPSPVQFDVIKSNKNLTLHSVDALNVGYLAFNTEKKPFDNVLVRQALNYATDKKAIVNAVFMGSGTVAKSPIPPNMLGFNKELKDYSYVPEKAKVLLKQAGLEKGAEVTLWSMPVQRPYNPNSRRIVEMIQADWAKVGVKAKIVSYEWGEYLSGMRKGEHDSALFGWMSDNGDPDNFADVLLGCNSIKTGSNAARWCDKGYDSLVQKAKLTSNPGERAKLYSQAQEIFYQQAPWIALANGKTFYATRSNITGYSVSLMGSDFSKAKLN, encoded by the coding sequence CTCTCAGGTGCTGTATAACCGCCTGATCAATTTCGACCCGGTGAAAAATACCCCGGTTCCGTCCCTGGCGGAGTCATGGACTATTTCACCTGATGGTAAGACCTATACCTTTACGCTGCGTAAAGGGGTCAAATTCAACAGCAACAAATACTTCAAACCAACCCGCGATTTTAATGCCGATGACGTTATTTTCTCCGTCATGCGTCAGAAAGACCCTAAGCACCCGTATCACAATGTTTCACAGGGCAACTACGAGTACTTTAACGATGTAGGCCTGGATAAACTGATTCAGGATGTCAAAAAGGTCGATGATTATCACGTCCAGTTCACCCTGAGCGAACCGAACGCCGCTTTCCTGGCCGACTGGGGGATGGATTTTGCCTCTATTCTGTCAGCCGAATATGCCGACGCGATGCTGAAAAAAGGGACGCCTGAGAACGTCGACACCTGGCCAATTGGCACCGGGCCTTATGTCCTGCAACAGTACAAAGTGGATTCGCTTATCCGCTACGTTGCTAACCCGAACTACTGGGATGGTGCGGTACCGACTAAACACCTGATCTTCTCCATCACGCCAAATGTGGAAACGCGTCTGGCGAAACTGCAAACTAATGAATGTCAGATCATTCCTGCGCCGTCGCCAGTGCAGTTTGATGTGATTAAGAGCAATAAAAACCTGACGCTGCATTCTGTGGATGCACTGAACGTGGGTTACCTGGCGTTTAATACCGAGAAAAAACCGTTTGATAACGTGCTGGTTCGCCAGGCACTTAACTACGCAACGGACAAAAAGGCCATCGTAAACGCGGTCTTTATGGGCTCCGGTACGGTAGCAAAATCGCCGATCCCACCGAATATGTTGGGCTTTAATAAAGAACTGAAGGATTACAGCTACGTTCCTGAAAAAGCAAAGGTATTATTGAAACAGGCCGGGCTGGAGAAGGGCGCGGAAGTGACATTGTGGTCAATGCCGGTGCAGCGCCCGTATAACCCGAATTCACGCCGTATTGTGGAGATGATCCAGGCCGACTGGGCAAAAGTGGGCGTGAAGGCCAAAATTGTCTCTTACGAATGGGGCGAGTACCTTTCCGGTATGCGTAAAGGTGAACATGACTCCGCCCTGTTTGGCTGGATGTCTGACAACGGTGACCCGGATAACTTTGCTGACGTGCTGCTGGGTTGTAACAGCATCAAAACCGGATCAAATGCCGCACGCTGGTGCGATAAAGGTTATGATTCCCTGGTGCAGAAAGCCAAACTGACCAGTAACCCGGGTGAACGTGCGAAGCTCTACAGCCAGGCGCAGGAAATTTTCTACCAGCAAGCGCCGTGGATTGCGCTGGCAAACGGGAAAACGTTCTATGCCACCCGCAGCAACATCACGGGGTACAGCGTGAGTCTGATGGGCAGTGATTTCTCGAAAGCGAAATTAAACTAA
- the ydcY gene encoding hypothetical protein → MSHLNEVIARVDAAIEECVITHMNELLIVLSEDAELSREDRYTQQQRLRTTIAHHGKQHKEEMEARHENLTKGGTIL, encoded by the coding sequence ATGTCACATTTAAATGAAGTCATCGCCCGTGTGGATGCGGCTATCGAAGAGTGTGTGATTACCCACATGAATGAATTGCTTATTGTATTAAGCGAGGATGCTGAGCTGAGCCGCGAAGATCGCTATACCCAGCAACAGCGTCTGCGTACCACGATTGCGCATCACGGTAAGCAGCATAAAGAAGAGATGGAAGCACGCCACGAGAATCTGACCAAAGGTGGTACCATCCTGTAA
- a CDS encoding membrane protein, whose translation MNQSLTLAFLVAAGIGLVVQNTLMVRITQSSSTILIAMLLNSLVGIVLFVSILLLRQGIAGFSELASAVRWWTLIPGLLGSFFVFASISGYQNVGAATTIAVLVASQLIGGLVMDVLKSNGIPLRALVGPVCGAVMLVIGAWLVARRQF comes from the coding sequence ATGAATCAATCACTGACGCTGGCTTTTCTGGTGGCGGCGGGTATTGGCCTGGTGGTGCAAAACACCCTGATGGTGCGCATCACACAGTCCTCCTCCACCATCCTTATCGCGATGCTGTTGAATTCACTGGTGGGTATTGTGCTGTTTGTCAGCATTTTGCTGCTCAGACAAGGTATCGCCGGCTTCAGCGAGCTGGCCTCGGCGGTACGCTGGTGGACGCTGATCCCTGGGCTGCTAGGGTCGTTTTTCGTTTTTGCCAGCATCAGCGGCTATCAGAACGTTGGTGCAGCGACAACCATCGCCGTGCTGGTGGCAAGCCAGCTGATTGGCGGCCTGGTGATGGATGTGCTAAAAAGCAATGGCATTCCGCTGCGCGCACTGGTCGGCCCTGTTTGTGGCGCAGTGATGCTGGTCATCGGGGCATGGCTGGTGGCACGACGCCAGTTTTGA
- a CDS encoding N-acetyltransferase: MIVRHASKEDCAAIGEIYNHAVLHTAAIWNDKTVDTDNRIAWFEARTFAGYPVLVSEEDGTITGYASFGDWRAFDGFRHTVEHSVYVHPGHQGKGIGRTLMKALIIEARKIGKHVMVAGIEAQNHASIHLHETLGFVTTGQMPQVGTKFGRWLDLTFMQLQLDERSDPDAI, encoded by the coding sequence ATGATCGTTCGTCATGCCAGCAAAGAAGATTGCGCCGCGATTGGTGAAATCTACAACCACGCGGTGTTGCATACTGCCGCTATCTGGAACGATAAAACCGTCGATACCGATAACCGTATCGCATGGTTCGAGGCGCGGACTTTCGCAGGATATCCGGTACTGGTGAGTGAAGAGGATGGCACAATTACCGGGTATGCCTCCTTCGGTGACTGGCGAGCCTTTGACGGCTTTCGTCATACGGTAGAGCACTCAGTCTACGTCCACCCTGGCCATCAGGGGAAAGGGATTGGCCGGACGTTAATGAAAGCGTTGATTATCGAAGCCCGCAAGATCGGCAAACACGTTATGGTGGCCGGCATTGAAGCGCAAAACCATGCCTCGATCCATCTCCATGAGACGCTCGGTTTTGTGACAACAGGCCAAATGCCGCAGGTGGGCACCAAGTTTGGTCGCTGGCTGGATTTAACCTTCATGCAGCTGCAGCTTGATGAGCGCAGCGATCCGGATGCTATTTAA
- a CDS encoding XRE family transcriptional regulator, translating to MNMMTDTMNQRISARIRIERESRGWSLSELAERASVSRAMIHKIERGDSSPTATLLARLSGAFGISMSTLIARAEMQEGKLLRLANQPVWRDPQTHYLRRHVSPRTDLPIDLVQVELPAGSDVPMPASSYALARQLIWLQSGELVFLEGDTRHEMKAGDCLELGPPNDCRFINETNESCVYLVVRLNQSGS from the coding sequence ATGAACATGATGACAGATACGATGAATCAACGGATTAGCGCCCGAATTCGCATTGAACGTGAATCGCGCGGATGGTCGCTGAGCGAGCTTGCTGAGCGGGCAAGCGTGTCTCGCGCGATGATCCATAAAATTGAACGTGGGGACAGTAGCCCGACGGCGACCTTGCTTGCCCGGCTATCGGGTGCTTTTGGCATCAGCATGTCCACCCTGATCGCGAGAGCCGAGATGCAGGAAGGGAAGTTGCTGCGCCTGGCAAATCAGCCCGTCTGGCGTGACCCGCAAACGCACTATCTGCGCCGCCACGTTTCACCGCGTACTGACCTGCCTATTGATCTTGTCCAGGTTGAGCTGCCCGCGGGTAGCGATGTCCCGATGCCAGCCTCTTCCTATGCACTGGCACGCCAGCTTATCTGGCTCCAGTCCGGTGAGCTGGTGTTTCTGGAGGGCGATACCCGCCACGAAATGAAAGCGGGTGATTGCCTGGAGCTGGGGCCGCCAAATGACTGCCGGTTTATCAACGAAACAAACGAGTCCTGCGTTTATCTGGTTGTGCGACTTAACCAGTCTGGCTCGTGA
- a CDS encoding GntR family transcriptional regulator — MHNLENLEKAQRISLTMQVEISLKGALITGSLKPGARLITKEIANKLGTSITPVREALLRLVSAGALHATPAQAFLVPEVTLDRYNEINAIRKQLEPMAVAAACRHMSDSKLRTLRELSDVFHEAMQMGNIQKMLHANHVFRFTLYQYAEMPTLSTLIEQLWVRIGPCINFLHREQSNIIDSPYHYADLLSALERRDADASQTAINNLIDEGHSLIQRQYFG; from the coding sequence ATGCATAACTTAGAAAATTTAGAAAAAGCTCAGCGAATTAGTCTGACCATGCAAGTTGAGATCAGTTTGAAAGGGGCGTTAATTACGGGTTCACTAAAGCCTGGCGCGCGACTGATTACCAAAGAAATTGCCAATAAATTAGGCACCAGCATCACACCTGTCCGTGAGGCGCTTTTGCGCCTGGTTTCAGCAGGAGCGCTGCATGCCACACCGGCGCAGGCGTTTCTGGTGCCTGAAGTGACGCTGGATCGCTATAACGAAATTAACGCCATCAGAAAACAGCTTGAACCGATGGCGGTTGCTGCAGCCTGTCGGCATATGTCAGACAGTAAGCTGAGAACGCTGCGTGAACTGTCGGATGTGTTCCATGAAGCGATGCAAATGGGAAATATTCAGAAAATGCTGCACGCTAACCACGTTTTTCGTTTTACGCTCTATCAGTATGCAGAAATGCCCACGCTTAGTACATTAATTGAGCAATTATGGGTGCGCATTGGCCCATGTATTAACTTTTTACACCGGGAGCAAAGTAACATAATTGATTCTCCTTATCATTATGCTGATTTACTTTCAGCCCTCGAACGCAGAGATGCTGATGCCAGCCAGACGGCAATAAATAATCTGATTGACGAAGGGCATTCTCTTATACAACGGCAATATTTTGGTTAG
- a CDS encoding TonB-dependent receptor, with the protein MFRLVRLNLQPVLFMKIFSARKATLPLLLVPLISSPLTTMGAEESPMIVSATPQTVSELDTPAAVSVVSGDDMRQATPRINLSESLGSVPGLQIQNRQNYAQDLQLSMRGFGARSTFGVRGIRMYVDGIPATMPDGQGQTSNIDLSSVDSVEVLRGPFSALYGNASGGVININTQTGQQPPTIEASSYYGSYGTWRYGMKATGAMGDGTHAGDVDYTVSTTRFTTKGYRDHSGARKNLANAKLGVRIDDVSKLTLIVNSVDMKANDPGGLDYQEWRDNPRQSPRGDQFNTRKTIKQTQAGLRYDRQLSTQDDLSVMTYAGEREMTQYQSIMAKYQKPATHSGGVIDMQRHYQGIDTRWTHRGELLVPVTFTSGLNYENMSEDRRGYENFVMDNGVPDYGVKGNKRRDERNLMWNVDPYLQTRWQLTQKLSVDAGVRYSSVWFDSNDHYITPGNGDDSGDANYHKWLPAGSVKYAVTDSWNLYAAAGRGFETPTINELSYRSDDQGGLNFGLKPSTNNTYEVGSKTRLGNGLLTAALFRTDTDDEIVVDTSSGGRTSYKNAGKTRRQGVEVSLDQQFAENWKLKMAWTYLDATYRTNVCSDADCNGNRMPGIARNMGYASFGWQPEEGWYAGSDVRYMSDIMADDENTAKAPSYTVVGLNTGYKFNYGSWGMDVFGRVDNLFDKEYVGSVIVNESNGRYYEPAPGRNYGVGLSVSYRFE; encoded by the coding sequence ATGTTTCGTTTGGTTCGTCTTAATCTACAACCGGTTTTATTCATGAAAATCTTTTCTGCCCGTAAGGCAACGCTCCCGCTACTGTTAGTTCCGCTCATTTCATCCCCCCTCACGACGATGGGTGCAGAAGAATCCCCCATGATCGTTAGCGCCACACCGCAAACCGTCTCGGAGCTGGATACGCCAGCAGCCGTCAGCGTCGTGAGTGGTGACGATATGCGTCAGGCCACTCCGCGTATTAACCTGTCTGAATCGCTCGGCAGCGTCCCTGGCCTGCAGATCCAGAACCGTCAGAACTATGCCCAGGATCTCCAGCTCTCCATGCGCGGATTTGGTGCCCGCTCCACCTTCGGCGTGCGCGGTATTAGAATGTATGTGGACGGTATTCCGGCGACCATGCCAGACGGACAAGGGCAGACCTCCAACATTGATCTCTCCAGTGTGGATAGCGTTGAAGTGCTGCGCGGCCCCTTCTCCGCCCTTTACGGCAACGCCTCTGGTGGCGTGATCAACATCAACACGCAAACCGGGCAACAACCGCCAACCATTGAAGCCAGCAGTTATTACGGCAGTTACGGAACATGGCGTTACGGCATGAAAGCCACCGGAGCAATGGGCGACGGGACGCACGCGGGCGATGTGGATTACACCGTATCGACTACCCGCTTCACCACCAAAGGTTACCGCGATCACAGCGGTGCGCGTAAAAATCTCGCCAACGCTAAGCTTGGCGTCCGTATTGATGATGTCAGCAAGCTGACGTTGATTGTTAACAGCGTGGACATGAAAGCCAACGATCCGGGTGGACTGGATTATCAGGAGTGGCGGGATAATCCGCGCCAGTCTCCTCGCGGCGATCAGTTCAATACCCGCAAGACCATCAAGCAGACGCAGGCCGGGCTGCGTTACGACCGTCAGCTCAGTACGCAGGACGATCTCAGCGTGATGACGTACGCCGGTGAGCGCGAAATGACGCAGTACCAGTCGATCATGGCTAAGTATCAGAAACCCGCCACCCACTCCGGCGGCGTGATTGATATGCAGCGTCATTATCAGGGCATTGATACCCGCTGGACACACCGTGGTGAACTGCTGGTTCCGGTGACCTTTACCTCCGGGCTGAACTACGAAAATATGAGCGAAGATCGTCGCGGGTATGAAAACTTCGTGATGGACAACGGCGTACCGGATTATGGCGTGAAGGGTAATAAACGCCGCGATGAACGCAATCTGATGTGGAACGTTGATCCCTACCTGCAAACCCGCTGGCAGTTAACGCAAAAATTGTCCGTTGATGCAGGTGTCCGCTACAGCTCAGTCTGGTTTGACTCCAACGATCATTACATTACGCCAGGCAACGGTGATGACAGCGGCGACGCGAACTACCATAAATGGCTCCCGGCAGGTTCGGTGAAATATGCCGTGACCGACAGCTGGAATTTGTATGCCGCAGCGGGACGCGGGTTTGAAACCCCAACCATCAACGAACTTTCCTACCGTTCCGATGACCAGGGCGGGCTGAACTTTGGCCTGAAGCCGTCCACCAATAATACGTATGAAGTGGGTAGCAAAACTCGCCTCGGTAACGGCTTGCTGACGGCGGCGCTGTTCCGCACCGATACCGATGACGAAATTGTGGTGGATACCAGCTCCGGTGGCCGCACCAGCTATAAAAATGCCGGTAAAACCCGTCGTCAGGGCGTGGAAGTGTCCCTTGATCAGCAGTTTGCCGAAAACTGGAAGCTGAAGATGGCGTGGACTTACCTGGATGCCACCTACCGTACCAACGTCTGCAGCGATGCAGACTGCAACGGTAACCGGATGCCAGGCATTGCCCGTAACATGGGTTACGCTTCGTTTGGCTGGCAGCCAGAAGAAGGCTGGTACGCGGGAAGTGATGTGCGCTATATGAGCGATATCATGGCCGACGACGAGAACACAGCGAAGGCTCCGTCCTATACGGTGGTCGGGCTGAATACCGGGTATAAATTCAACTACGGCAGCTGGGGCATGGATGTCTTTGGGCGCGTCGATAACCTGTTCGACAAAGAGTATGTTGGCTCGGTGATTGTGAACGAATCCAACGGGCGCTATTACGAGCCAGCACCCGGTCGCAACTACGGCGTGGGCCTGTCAGTTTCTTATCGCTTCGAGTAA
- a CDS encoding transposase, which translates to MNSRRFTPEFKRECAELVLDHGYSFRQACEASDVGVTSMRRWVRQLEIERGGLVLSGQGIPSPAPPLTPEQQYIRQLEERVQRLERDKEILKKATALLMSDASKP; encoded by the coding sequence ATGAATTCACGCCGATTTACCCCAGAGTTTAAACGCGAGTGCGCTGAGCTGGTCCTCGACCATGGCTACTCATTCCGCCAGGCCTGCGAAGCCTCTGATGTCGGTGTCACGTCCATGAGACGCTGGGTCAGACAGCTTGAAATTGAACGTGGTGGCCTGGTTTTATCCGGTCAGGGCATCCCCTCTCCGGCTCCTCCGCTCACGCCAGAGCAGCAGTACATTCGTCAGCTTGAAGAACGGGTTCAGCGGCTTGAGAGGGACAAGGAGATATTAAAAAAGGCTACAGCTTTGCTGATGTCGGACGCCAGCAAGCCCTGA